From Mycobacteriales bacterium:
GAGCCGAAGTCGACTTCGTAGTCGTTCGGGTTGCTGGTCCAGCCGGACGACGTGCCGGTCCAGAAGTACATCCGGTTCGGGCTGGTGGGCGCCATGATCCCCTGGTGGTAGCCGTCGCAGATCGTGAAGGCGTCGGCCACCGCGTACTGGAACGGGATCTCGTCCCGGGTGAAGTAGCCCATCGTCTCTTCGGTCTTGGCCGCGACCCAGTTGTTCCACAGCCCGCCGTTGCGGGCCGCGTGGTCACCGTCCCAGGAGTGATCGAGGTCGCCGTCGGTCTGGTCGGTGAGGTTGTAAGGGAGCAGGTAGCCCAGGTCAGTGCGGGCCGCGTCGGGCTGCTGGAAGATCGTGCGCCCGTTCTGGTAGGTGAGGATCTGCTTGTCACCGAAGCCACGGACTCCGCGCAGCGTGCCGAAGTAGTGGTCGAAGGACCGGTTCTCCTGCATGAGGATCACCACGTGCTTCACGTCGGCGATGGTCCCGGTCCACCCCTTGGGCAGTCCCTTGGCCGCCGCGGCGCCGACGCTGGCGGCCGCGGTACCGGCGGTGAGGCCGGCCGCCGCCGCCGCGGTGCCGAGCGCCGTAACCTGCAGGAAGCGGCGCCGGCTGACGCCCGGCACGATCGGCCGGCCAGGCTGCCGCGGTCCGCTTGCGCCGTCCATGTGCTCACGTGAGTCATCCGAGTTGGTCATTGTTGGTCTTCCTCCGTGGGTCAACCCGCACCCGGCAATGTGCGTTTTTGTGGGGACAAGTCGTCATGGCGCGACAAGTGCCCAGTGTGGGCACGGCAGACCGCGGCAAGGTGAAACGCACCGTGTCAATCTCCGGACGGGCAGATCAACACGTTGCGGGTCATTCCTCCGGCGTCGTGAGAGGCTCGAGCAGCTCGACGAGAGTTGTCTGGTCAAAGTGCCGGGCCCAGCCGAGGGGGGTGGACTTGTGGTGCTTGTCGCGGATGTCGGGGTCGGCTCCCA
This genomic window contains:
- a CDS encoding alkaline phosphatase family protein; the encoded protein is MTNSDDSREHMDGASGPRQPGRPIVPGVSRRRFLQVTALGTAAAAAGLTAGTAAASVGAAAAKGLPKGWTGTIADVKHVVILMQENRSFDHYFGTLRGVRGFGDKQILTYQNGRTIFQQPDAARTDLGYLLPYNLTDQTDGDLDHSWDGDHAARNGGLWNNWVAAKTEETMGYFTRDEIPFQYAVADAFTICDGYHQGIMAPTSPNRMYFWTGTSSGWTSNPNDYEVDFGS